The Chloroflexota bacterium region GGAGCCTTCAGCGATGACCTTCACCGGACGGTACTTGAACTCGGTGTAGTACTGCGTAATGAAGACGAAGATGACGCTGGTGATGATGCCGACGAGACCGGCGACGAAGTAGTAGCCCCACTTTACGCCGCCATTGCCTAGCATCACATTGCAGCTGATGGCCAGGAAGACGATGCTCAAGAGGACCGAGAGCCCGTAGCCCTTGTTCAGGGACATCATCGGGTCGTCCTCCTCCTTCACTCTGAAGAAGGGGAGCTTGGAGCCGACGGTGAGAACACCCAGGGCCGTGGCGAAGATACCGAAGGAGCGGACAACGAGCGGGAAGAGGACCCAGTACTCGGGGTGGGCGATGCCCGGCACATCCTTGATGGCCAGGTAGATGATGACGCCCAGGATCATCGCGCCGATATTCTCGGCGGCGGTGGACTCGAAGAGGTCGGCGCCGCGGCCTGCGCAATCGCCGACGTTGTCGCCAACCAGGTCGGCGATGACGGCGGGGTTGCGGGCATCATCTTCCGGGATGCCCTTCTCCACCTTGCCGACGAGGTCGGCGCCCATATCGGCGGCCTTGGTGTAGATGCCGCCGCCGAGCTGGGAGAAGAGCGCCACAAAGCTGGCGCCGAAGCCGAAGCCGACGATGAGGAAGGGGGCGAGGTCCGGGCTGTCACTGCCATCAAAGGCGTAGTACATGATGGTGACGCCCAGGAGGCTCAGCGCGACGATGAGGAAGCCGGAGACCGCGCCACCTCGCATGGCCGTCTGGACGGCCGGGGCAAGGCCCTTCTTGGCCGCTGCGGCGGTGCGCAGGTTGGACTTCACGCTGACGTACATGCCCACGATGCCGGCGATGCCCGAGCAGGCCGCGCCGACGAGGAAGGCGATGGCGGTGCGCCAAGCCAGGCCCCACTTTTCAGAGTCCTGGACCGCGCCGTCCCGGTTCAGGTCCGGCGGGACGTCTGTCACCACGCCGAGGACGATGGCGATGGCGACGGCGGCGACGATCGAGAGAATCGCGATGGTGCGGTACTGTCGAGCGATGAAGGCCTTCGCCCCTTCCAAGATGCGGTCCGCGATGTCTTGCATCTGCGCGTTCCCGGAGTCTCTCCGCAGAACGTCCCACATCAGGTAGAGCGCGAAGACGATGGCAAAGATGCCAGCTATCGGAACAACAACTAACATGCTGTACCTCTTGTCTCCTGCTTGAAGTTGCTTCCAGGGGGCTGCCCCCCTTTAAAAGCCCGAGGTATTCTAACAACGGTCAAAGAAGGCGTCAACGAATGCAAGAGTCGAGATGACGGATTTCGTCAAGCGGCCCCTGGGTTAGCCAAGGGCCTTGCGTGCTGCGGTGAACATAACTTCCACTGGCGGTTTTTGGCCGGTCCATAGCTCAAAGGCGATCGCGCCTTGGTAGATAAGCATCGGCAGGCCGCCGAGCGTCTGCGCGCCGCAGTGCCTGGCCATGACGAGGAGCGGCGTCTCCTGGGGGTTGTACACCAGATCGCAGACAAAGAGGCCCGGCCAGAGCTGCTGGGTGCGGAGGGGCGATTGGCCTTCTGTACCGCTGAGCTTCATGCCCATGGTGGTAGTGTTCACGATGAGGTCTGCCGCGCCGGAAGGGACCACGCCCCAGCTTGACGTGACGAGCTCACAGCGCTTCATGCTCGGCGATCTTTTGAGTGAGGCGACGAGCTCCTTGGCGCGAGATGCCGTCCTGTTCGCTATGTGGATGCGAGTCGCACCTGCCTTCGCCAGGGCGATAGCCACGGCCCGCGCCGCGCCGCCCGCGCCAAGGATGTAGGCGCACTTGCCCTTAGGCTCAAAATCGCCGTCATCGGTCAGCGCGCGGATGAAACCTGGGCCGTCCGTGTTGTAGCCCTTCAAGAAGCCGT contains the following coding sequences:
- the aroE gene encoding shikimate dehydrogenase encodes the protein MKPPPPKGTVYQAGVIGYPLAHSVSPAFQQAAFDALKIKAAYERWETPPGELKRRIASLRKTTVYGANVTVPHKESVIPLVDELDPFAKEIGAVNTIVNKNGFLKGYNTDGPGFIRALTDDGDFEPKGKCAYILGAGGAARAVAIALAKAGATRIHIANRTASRAKELVASLKRSPSMKRCELVTSSWGVVPSGAADLIVNTTTMGMKLSGTEGQSPLRTQQLWPGLFVCDLVYNPQETPLLVMARHCGAQTLGGLPMLIYQGAIAFELWTGQKPPVEVMFTAARKALG
- a CDS encoding sodium-translocating pyrophosphatase; its protein translation is MLVVVPIAGIFAIVFALYLMWDVLRRDSGNAQMQDIADRILEGAKAFIARQYRTIAILSIVAAVAIAIVLGVVTDVPPDLNRDGAVQDSEKWGLAWRTAIAFLVGAACSGIAGIVGMYVSVKSNLRTAAAAKKGLAPAVQTAMRGGAVSGFLIVALSLLGVTIMYYAFDGSDSPDLAPFLIVGFGFGASFVALFSQLGGGIYTKAADMGADLVGKVEKGIPEDDARNPAVIADLVGDNVGDCAGRGADLFESTAAENIGAMILGVIIYLAIKDVPGIAHPEYWVLFPLVVRSFGIFATALGVLTVGSKLPFFRVKEEDDPMMSLNKGYGLSVLLSIVFLAISCNVMLGNGGVKWGYYFVAGLVGIITSVIFVFITQYYTEFKYRPVKVIAEGSRTGPATNAVNGIAVGFESTFFTALVIGLALGTSYWLGKQAFDGTGIAITDQRAGLFGTAVATMGMLMTAAYILAMDTFGPITDNANGVIEMSGNEGDVRKVTDRLDAVGNTTKALTKGYAVGSAGLAAFLLFFAYIDEVQKSVPAFHSIDVAHVKVFIAAFLGAMLAYLFSALAIRAVAKTAGDVINEVRRQFKENPGIMDGKVRPDYARCVDITAKAGLREMILPGIVAVAMPIAVGVALGAEAAGAFLMVGTISGLLLATVLNNSGGAWDNAKKFIESGAMKDEKGTVIKKGSETHAAAVVGDTIGDPFKDTAGPSLHVLVKLLSTITLVLAPVFIR